A single region of the Anaerococcus urinomassiliensis genome encodes:
- the fmt gene encoding methionyl-tRNA formyltransferase encodes MLNICFMGTPKFAVQTLDILYNDENFDVKLVVTAKDKKRSRNKVTPTEIKKYATDHGIDVVTPDSVNTEEFVNQLEKLEIDFIVVVAFGQFIGGVLLERYKDRIINLHPSILPKYRGAAPMQFTLLNGEKETSPTTMLIEKGMDSGDILMQEIVDVDMNDNYYSLEEKMSEYGSRAIRDTLINFDELYKNRIKQDHSEATFTKKITKEMGKIDWNDDSIKIYNQIRALIDYPTAYFAYEDKNVKVLEAEIIDSYDPNPGFVYQADSKKGIIIGTGDSAIKINKLQFPGKKAMETKAFLMGNDFEKGITL; translated from the coding sequence ATGCTTAATATATGTTTTATGGGAACTCCAAAGTTTGCTGTGCAGACTTTGGATATTCTTTATAATGATGAAAATTTTGATGTAAAACTAGTAGTAACTGCCAAAGATAAGAAGAGATCAAGAAATAAGGTAACACCTACAGAGATCAAAAAATATGCCACAGACCATGGCATAGACGTAGTAACTCCAGATTCTGTAAATACCGAAGAATTTGTAAATCAACTAGAAAAACTTGAAATAGATTTTATAGTTGTAGTTGCATTTGGCCAATTTATAGGTGGTGTATTATTAGAAAGATATAAAGACAGGATAATAAACCTTCACCCTTCAATCCTACCAAAATATAGGGGAGCAGCTCCTATGCAGTTCACTTTGCTAAATGGAGAGAAAGAAACATCTCCAACAACTATGCTAATTGAAAAAGGCATGGACAGTGGAGATATATTAATGCAAGAGATAGTAGATGTAGATATGAATGACAACTATTATTCTCTAGAAGAAAAAATGTCAGAATATGGATCCAGGGCTATAAGAGATACACTTATTAACTTTGATGAGCTTTATAAAAATAGAATCAAACAAGACCATAGTGAAGCTACATTTACCAAAAAAATCACCAAAGAAATGGGCAAGATCGATTGGAATGATGATAGCATTAAGATTTATAATCAAATCAGAGCCTTGATAGATTATCCTACAGCTTATTTTGCCTATGAGGATAAAAATGTAAAAGTTTTAGAAGCAGAAATCATCGATTCTTATGATCCAAATCCTGGATTTGTCTACCAAGCAGATAGCAAAAAAGGCATTATCATTGGAACAGGAGATTCTGCCATAAAGATAAACAAACTTCAATTCCCTGGCAAAAAAGCCATGGAAACAAAAGCATTCTTGATGGGCAATGACTTTGAAAAAGGAATTACTCTTTGA
- the def gene encoding peptide deformylase: MAIRNIRIEGDPILRKISKKVPQITDRIKVLLDDMAETMYVADGVGLAAPQVGILKRVIVVDPRDEETGLVKLVNPEIIEADGEQIGVEGCLSIPEFNGTVKRPEHVKVKYLDEDGNEKIWDAHGFPAVVLSHEIDHLDGILFRDKYIDEVKYDVENA; the protein is encoded by the coding sequence ATGGCAATTAGAAATATTAGAATTGAAGGAGACCCAATACTTAGAAAAATTTCTAAAAAGGTCCCTCAAATTACAGATAGAATCAAAGTACTACTTGATGATATGGCAGAGACCATGTATGTGGCTGACGGCGTAGGCCTTGCTGCACCTCAAGTTGGTATATTAAAACGCGTGATAGTTGTAGATCCACGTGATGAAGAAACTGGTCTAGTTAAACTTGTAAATCCAGAGATAATAGAAGCAGATGGAGAGCAAATTGGCGTTGAAGGATGTCTTTCAATACCAGAATTTAATGGAACAGTTAAAAGACCGGAGCATGTCAAAGTAAAATACTTAGACGAAGATGGTAATGAAAAAATCTGGGATGCTCACGGCTTTCCAGCAGTAGTACTTTCCCACGAAATAGACCACTTAGATGGTATTTTATTTAGGGATAAGTATATAGATGAGGTTAAATACGACGTTGAAAATGCTTAA
- the rlmN gene encoding 23S rRNA (adenine(2503)-C(2))-methyltransferase RlmN, which produces MKQSINDKTIKELEDIFLEKGYQKFRAKQVFRQIHVNKVNDFSQMTDLSKDMRESLSNEFEIDKVSLLKTFESKIDSTKKYLFELKDGNIIEAVFMDYKDRKTICISSQVGCRMGCTFCASTKNGLERHMTASELIEEVYTLERLNGDINNIVIMGIGEPLDNYKNITKFLEIITDENGRNLSHRSITLSTSGLTPKIYDLADSGLDINLAVSLHYATDEKRKKYMPVAKKYDIKGLIKATDYYLDKTKRRVSFEYVVIDGVNNLDSDIDNLKKLLMGKNIHINLIPLNPIEEFKHGKTTNKIINDFKEKLTRNGLNATVRYSMGQDIDASCGQLRNNYAR; this is translated from the coding sequence ATGAAACAAAGTATAAATGACAAGACAATTAAAGAATTAGAAGATATTTTCCTAGAAAAAGGCTATCAAAAGTTTAGAGCCAAACAGGTTTTTAGGCAAATTCACGTAAATAAAGTCAATGATTTTAGTCAAATGACTGATCTTTCTAAGGATATGAGAGAAAGTTTATCAAATGAATTTGAAATCGATAAGGTTAGTTTATTAAAAACTTTTGAATCAAAGATTGATTCGACTAAAAAATATTTGTTTGAACTTAAAGATGGCAATATAATTGAAGCAGTTTTCATGGACTATAAGGATAGAAAAACTATATGCATCTCATCACAAGTTGGTTGTAGGATGGGATGTACTTTCTGTGCTTCCACCAAAAATGGTCTAGAAAGACATATGACTGCTTCAGAATTAATAGAAGAAGTTTACACACTTGAAAGATTAAATGGAGATATCAACAATATTGTAATAATGGGTATTGGCGAGCCACTTGATAATTATAAGAATATTACAAAGTTTTTAGAAATTATAACAGATGAAAATGGTAGAAATCTATCTCATAGATCTATCACATTGTCTACATCTGGATTGACTCCAAAAATATATGACCTTGCTGATTCTGGCCTTGATATAAATCTTGCTGTTAGTCTTCACTATGCAACAGATGAGAAAAGAAAAAAATATATGCCTGTTGCTAAGAAGTATGATATAAAGGGACTAATTAAAGCAACTGACTACTATCTAGATAAGACCAAAAGAAGAGTTTCTTTTGAATATGTTGTAATAGATGGTGTCAACAACCTTGATAGCGATATCGATAATCTAAAAAAGCTTCTAATGGGTAAAAATATACATATTAATCTTATCCCACTAAACCCAATCGAAGAATTTAAGCATGGGAAGACGACAAATAAGATTATAAATGATTTTAAGGAAAAACTTACAAGAAATGGGCTAAATGCCACAGTTAGATATTCTATGGGCCAAGATATAGATGCTAGCTGTGGACAATTAAGGAATAACTACGCGAGGTAA
- a CDS encoding elongator complex protein 3, which translates to MAKKEYIIPIFIPFLGCPHDCAFCNQVKITNYKDKMEPSKVISEIEKNLAYFPANDNIKEIAFFGGSFTGLDYDVMTGYLKIAKEYKEKGIIDRIRLSTRPDYINNFILDTLKDYGVDIVELGIQSLSQDVLDANERGHSVSASEKASRLIKSYGIKLGHQIMPGLFADTKEKMINTAIESIKIGPDMVRIYPTLVIKDTKLANLYEAGIYKPLDLDEAIEISSEIAMLYMYKDIDIIRIGLQPTENINEGRDVIGGPFHPAFRQLVEANIYRTYLEEIICNEQLQDELTIFTNDRNISLTAGNNKSNKKYFYDKYKIKIKFNSSKDQYILYEDRKIDFDLDLFIKNYVEKNYGGDLLLD; encoded by the coding sequence ATGGCTAAGAAAGAATATATTATTCCAATATTTATACCGTTTTTGGGTTGCCCGCACGATTGTGCATTTTGTAACCAAGTGAAAATCACAAATTATAAGGACAAGATGGAACCATCTAAGGTCATTTCTGAGATAGAAAAAAATCTAGCCTATTTTCCAGCAAATGACAATATAAAAGAAATTGCTTTTTTTGGTGGATCATTTACAGGACTTGATTATGATGTAATGACTGGATACTTAAAAATAGCAAAAGAATACAAGGAGAAGGGAATTATTGATAGAATCAGACTTTCAACTAGACCTGATTATATAAATAATTTCATTCTTGATACACTAAAAGATTACGGAGTAGACATTGTTGAGCTTGGCATCCAATCCTTAAGCCAAGATGTCCTAGATGCCAATGAACGTGGCCATAGTGTAAGTGCAAGCGAGAAAGCATCTCGTTTAATAAAATCCTATGGAATAAAACTAGGTCATCAAATAATGCCAGGCCTTTTCGCTGATACTAAAGAAAAGATGATAAATACGGCAATAGAGTCTATAAAAATAGGACCTGATATGGTAAGGATTTATCCTACCCTAGTTATAAAGGATACTAAGCTGGCTAATCTATATGAAGCTGGTATTTATAAACCTTTAGACCTAGATGAGGCAATCGAAATATCAAGTGAGATTGCCATGCTTTATATGTATAAGGATATAGATATTATAAGAATTGGTCTACAGCCTACAGAAAATATAAACGAAGGCAGGGATGTAATAGGAGGACCTTTTCATCCGGCTTTCAGACAGCTTGTGGAAGCAAATATTTATAGGACTTATCTTGAAGAAATTATTTGTAATGAACAATTGCAAGATGAATTGACTATCTTTACAAATGATAGGAATATTTCTTTGACAGCGGGAAATAATAAGTCAAATAAAAAGTATTTTTATGATAAGTACAAAATCAAAATCAAATTTAACTCTTCCAAAGACCAATATATTCTTTATGAGGACAGGAAGATTGATTTTGATCTCGATTTATTTATTAAAAATTATGTGGAAAAAAACTACGGTGGTGATTTACTATTAGATTAG
- a CDS encoding phosphopantetheine-binding protein → MIRDELIALANENLDIDFSEMEMTTKLSDLDIDSIDMLDFIMLIEEKFEIEFEEDELDEIETLGDIAELIESKN, encoded by the coding sequence ATGATTAGAGATGAACTAATAGCTCTAGCCAATGAAAATCTTGATATTGACTTTAGCGAAATGGAAATGACTACCAAATTATCTGATTTAGACATTGATTCAATCGATATGCTCGATTTTATCATGCTTATAGAAGAAAAATTTGAAATAGAATTTGAAGAAGATGAGCTAGACGAGATTGAAACCCTAGGCGATATCGCTGAACTAATAGAAAGCAAAAATTAA
- the smc gene encoding chromosome segregation protein SMC: MRLESIELKGFKSFANKTTIKFDNQITAIVGPNGSGKSNISDAIRWVLGEQSAKSLRGGKMNDVIYQGGEKKSPLNLAEVNLTFSNKDHSLDIDYEKVVITRRIFRDGENEYKINGKKVRLKDIRELFLDTGIGKEGYTLIGQGRIDEIISSSNLERRAIFEEASGISKHKYRRDEAVKKLDRVTEDLEVIEYEWEYKSKDLEKLKNQAANYQKWQELTSDLDFKSYSYFKNKSQKLIEKIDQTNNKIAEISDLHKEKSQRLAGLSKKSQPFEIEYKELTSDIEAYQTKLRTLERKVESSKNNLDLNKQKLDYTQKDLDRVRLNLGQNDKKSQALKADLDLENKNLDEKNALISDLKTKIADNEKQILDINKLIDEKSTSLAKRREEKEKLDKIIYDYEITSKTREILEQKRSQEDKEKKEKLYQIESEIELIAKELDAHNKDKESLLDENLKLRSTIEKLNDDLKKDSMAIKAIENDIAKNNIELKTAINEYKFKKNLIERNEGYFYSVSDFLNKTKHLSHLYEDTLANLITINKGYEEIIDNLIGSALQNIVTRTKDETRDLIKFVNKNHLGRITFLPIDSIKSYRKNKPNEAEVIAMAYELVSYDKNLKNIINHFLGSTVVVKDIDQAISLSKKITGFRIITLDLDVINSWGSMAAGSNKNKKSNTGILNRRQKLEESKINIQNLRAKSINLDKALKNLYKNLDYTKANISNSNQALAQNQEKISETKANITNLTYKIENLSTQKTDLESKLSSSLEKIEDLDIDALKEKLNKLNIADLEEELKALETKKSDLSLVLATDKNSLESNSRDINMLTNSIGKLKDELSNLVYSQKYEAKSKTENISLIEKIKKENNSYIESIKKSKIEIDEINISLSKGQAKLKEIESENQSLIKDLKKIEEEISKINLDKVKLDYSLEGYKKDYQNLSDEIEPFITKTIGELEESYKDREIISPNKNDMVNLQKSINNIGYFTLDSLKEYQEIKEEFEFTNKQLNDLKESKDNIIKMIESLEVEMKEEFKKNFEIINEKFQRIFQTLFIGGEARLKLDSDDELLAGVDIIARPPSKSFKSISLLSGGEKALTAVALLFAIFETNPAPFAILDEIDAALDETNIKRYIEYLKLLSENSQFIMITHRQTTMQLAEKIHGITIDDDGISQIYSIDFDEN, from the coding sequence ATTAGATTAGAAAGTATTGAACTTAAGGGATTTAAGTCCTTTGCAAACAAAACTACAATAAAATTTGATAATCAAATAACTGCCATAGTTGGACCAAATGGATCGGGCAAGTCAAACATTTCCGATGCCATAAGGTGGGTCTTGGGTGAGCAATCAGCCAAATCCCTTCGTGGTGGCAAGATGAATGATGTCATTTACCAGGGTGGGGAGAAGAAGAGCCCCCTAAATTTAGCTGAAGTCAATCTTACTTTTTCCAACAAAGACCATAGTCTAGATATCGACTATGAAAAAGTTGTGATTACTAGAAGAATTTTTAGAGATGGTGAAAATGAATACAAGATCAATGGCAAGAAAGTTAGGCTAAAAGATATCAGAGAACTATTTCTTGATACAGGTATAGGTAAAGAAGGCTATACCCTCATTGGCCAAGGTAGGATTGACGAGATTATATCTTCATCAAACCTAGAAAGACGCGCCATATTTGAAGAAGCTAGTGGTATATCAAAACACAAGTACAGGAGAGATGAGGCAGTAAAAAAGCTTGATAGGGTTACTGAAGACTTGGAAGTTATTGAATACGAGTGGGAATATAAGTCCAAGGACTTAGAAAAACTTAAAAATCAAGCAGCAAACTACCAAAAATGGCAAGAATTAACTAGTGATTTGGATTTCAAATCCTATTCTTACTTCAAAAACAAATCTCAAAAATTAATTGAAAAAATAGATCAGACAAACAATAAAATTGCTGAAATTTCTGATCTTCATAAAGAAAAATCTCAAAGGCTTGCGGGATTAAGCAAAAAAAGCCAACCTTTTGAAATAGAATATAAAGAATTGACTTCTGACATTGAAGCTTACCAAACAAAGCTAAGGACTCTAGAAAGAAAGGTGGAGTCCTCAAAAAACAATCTAGATTTAAACAAACAAAAGCTAGACTACACCCAAAAAGATTTGGACAGGGTCAGATTGAATCTAGGCCAAAACGACAAGAAGTCTCAAGCTTTGAAAGCTGATCTAGATTTGGAAAATAAGAATTTAGATGAGAAAAATGCCCTAATAAGTGACCTGAAAACAAAAATTGCTGATAATGAAAAGCAAATTCTTGACATTAACAAATTGATTGATGAAAAGTCTACTAGCTTAGCAAAGAGAAGAGAAGAAAAAGAAAAGCTAGATAAGATTATCTATGACTATGAGATCACAAGCAAAACTAGGGAAATCTTGGAGCAAAAACGTAGCCAGGAAGATAAAGAAAAGAAGGAAAAACTATATCAAATTGAGAGCGAAATAGAGCTAATAGCAAAAGAATTGGATGCTCATAATAAAGATAAGGAAAGTTTACTAGACGAAAACTTAAAACTAAGATCTACTATAGAAAAGTTAAACGATGATTTAAAAAAAGATTCTATGGCTATCAAGGCTATAGAAAATGATATTGCAAAGAATAATATCGAACTAAAGACAGCCATTAACGAATATAAGTTTAAGAAAAACTTGATTGAAAGAAATGAGGGATATTTTTATTCAGTAAGTGATTTTTTGAACAAAACCAAGCACCTATCCCATCTTTATGAAGATACACTAGCAAATCTTATTACAATTAATAAAGGATATGAAGAAATAATAGACAATTTGATAGGAAGTGCCCTACAAAACATAGTAACTAGAACTAAGGATGAAACAAGAGATCTAATAAAATTTGTCAACAAAAATCATCTAGGTAGGATAACTTTTCTACCAATTGATTCCATAAAGTCCTATAGAAAAAATAAGCCCAATGAGGCTGAAGTCATAGCCATGGCCTATGAGCTAGTTTCTTATGACAAAAATCTGAAAAATATAATAAATCACTTCCTTGGATCAACTGTTGTAGTAAAAGATATAGACCAGGCTATAAGTCTTTCCAAGAAAATCACAGGTTTTAGGATTATAACCCTAGATTTGGATGTAATAAATAGTTGGGGATCTATGGCTGCAGGTTCCAATAAAAACAAAAAATCAAATACAGGAATTTTAAATCGTAGGCAAAAACTAGAGGAAAGCAAAATTAATATCCAAAATCTCCGTGCTAAGTCTATAAACTTGGACAAGGCCCTAAAGAACTTATATAAAAATTTAGATTATACAAAGGCAAATATATCTAATTCAAATCAAGCTTTGGCTCAGAACCAAGAAAAAATAAGCGAGACAAAGGCAAATATAACAAATCTCACTTATAAGATAGAAAACCTATCAACTCAAAAAACTGACCTTGAGAGTAAATTATCATCAAGTCTTGAAAAAATAGAAGACCTTGATATTGACGCATTAAAAGAAAAACTTAACAAGCTAAATATTGCGGATTTAGAAGAAGAGCTTAAGGCGCTTGAAACAAAGAAAAGTGATCTGTCTTTAGTACTTGCAACAGATAAAAATTCCCTTGAAAGCAACAGCCGTGATATCAATATGCTAACAAATTCTATAGGAAAACTTAAAGATGAGCTTAGCAACTTGGTCTATAGTCAAAAATATGAGGCTAAATCAAAGACAGAGAATATATCCTTGATTGAAAAAATAAAAAAAGAAAATAATTCCTATATAGAAAGCATCAAAAAGTCAAAAATAGAGATTGATGAAATTAATATCAGTTTAAGCAAAGGGCAAGCAAAGCTAAAAGAAATAGAAAGTGAAAATCAGAGTCTAATCAAAGATTTGAAAAAAATCGAAGAAGAGATTTCAAAAATCAACCTAGATAAAGTCAAACTTGACTATAGCCTTGAAGGATACAAAAAAGATTATCAAAATCTAAGTGATGAGATTGAGCCCTTTATAACAAAAACAATTGGCGAACTTGAAGAAAGCTATAAGGATAGAGAAATCATATCCCCTAATAAAAATGACATGGTAAATTTACAAAAATCCATAAATAACATAGGCTATTTTACATTAGACTCACTAAAAGAATACCAAGAGATAAAAGAAGAATTTGAATTTACCAATAAGCAACTTAATGACTTGAAGGAGTCAAAGGATAATATCATCAAAATGATAGAATCTCTTGAAGTAGAGATGAAAGAGGAATTCAAAAAGAACTTTGAAATAATCAATGAAAAATTTCAAAGGATATTCCAAACCCTTTTCATTGGTGGCGAAGCTAGGCTAAAGCTTGACAGTGATGATGAGCTACTTGCAGGTGTTGATATCATTGCAAGACCACCTTCCAAGTCTTTCAAATCTATATCACTATTATCTGGAGGAGAAAAGGCCCTTACTGCAGTTGCTCTTTTGTTTGCAATATTTGAGACCAATCCAGCACCGTTTGCAATACTAGATGAGATAGATGCAGCTCTTGATGAGACAAATATCAAAAGATATATAGAGTATTTGAAATTACTATCAGAAAATTCTCAGTTTATCATGATAACCCACAGGCAAACAACCATGCAATTGGCAGAAAAGATTCATGGAATTACAATTGACGATGATGGTATAAGTCAGATATATTCCATTGACTTTGATGAAAATTGA
- the rsmB gene encoding 16S rRNA (cytosine(967)-C(5))-methyltransferase RsmB, with protein MNEFEIPLNILYKVLYQDCKSNEEINFFAKETDNLPLATKIIYGVLENKLYLDYMIRKLSNIRLKKINPKILIILEMGVYNIHFLEKKDYAVVNELVNLTKSVDKRSKGFVNAILRNFIRDEKEIATIYERDDIKALSIRYSLPVELTNYIYQNYGMDYTKKFLRYINSEQVISIRVNNLKTNKKELTEKLKALGYQIEDGKISKNALRVLNPAGLAESIDFKNGLFTIQQESSMKTIEVLDPKKGAKILDLCAAPGTKTSYIGEYIENDGKIIANDLLEQKLPLIKENIDRLGLKNIELRSFDATIFQDRYIDAFDYVLVDAPCSGLGVMGRKAEIRYNRSIEDIKILAKLQRDILANAVKYLRTDGKLLYSTCTIGNIENIENFEYLRSMNDLELIPIDGKDYIEYVNFEDETDGFFISKFKKI; from the coding sequence ATGAATGAATTTGAAATACCTTTAAATATTCTCTATAAAGTCCTATACCAGGATTGCAAATCAAACGAAGAGATAAATTTTTTTGCAAAAGAGACTGATAATCTACCTTTAGCAACAAAAATTATCTATGGAGTATTAGAAAATAAGCTTTACCTAGATTATATGATTAGGAAGCTTTCGAATATAAGGCTAAAAAAAATCAACCCCAAAATTCTAATAATCCTAGAGATGGGAGTCTATAATATTCATTTCCTAGAAAAAAAGGACTATGCTGTGGTTAACGAACTGGTTAATCTAACTAAGAGTGTAGATAAGAGATCAAAGGGTTTTGTAAATGCGATTTTGAGAAATTTTATAAGAGACGAAAAAGAAATTGCAACTATATATGAAAGAGATGACATAAAAGCCCTATCCATCAGATATTCCTTGCCAGTAGAACTTACAAATTATATTTATCAAAACTATGGCATGGACTATACTAAAAAATTTTTAAGATATATAAATAGTGAACAAGTTATTTCTATTAGGGTAAATAATCTAAAAACAAACAAGAAAGAATTAACAGAAAAGCTAAAAGCTCTTGGATACCAAATAGAAGATGGGAAAATTTCTAAAAATGCTTTAAGAGTCTTAAATCCAGCTGGATTAGCTGAAAGTATAGATTTTAAAAATGGACTTTTTACCATCCAACAAGAATCTTCTATGAAAACTATAGAGGTACTAGATCCTAAAAAAGGTGCAAAGATTTTAGACTTATGTGCAGCGCCAGGTACAAAGACCTCATATATAGGTGAATACATTGAAAATGATGGAAAGATCATAGCCAACGACCTATTAGAACAAAAACTTCCCTTAATCAAAGAAAATATTGATAGGCTGGGACTAAAAAATATCGAGCTTAGATCATTTGATGCGACTATTTTTCAAGATAGGTATATAGATGCCTTTGATTATGTCCTAGTTGATGCACCTTGTTCGGGCCTTGGGGTTATGGGAAGAAAAGCAGAAATACGTTATAATAGAAGTATAGAAGATATAAAAATCCTAGCAAAACTTCAAAGAGATATTTTAGCTAATGCAGTCAAATACTTAAGGACTGATGGAAAGCTCCTATACTCTACTTGCACCATAGGTAACATTGAAAATATAGAGAATTTTGAATACTTAAGGTCTATGAACGACCTTGAATTAATACCTATAGATGGCAAAGATTATATAGAATATGTAAACTTTGAGGATGAAACTGACGGATTTTTTATAAGTAAATTTAAGAAGATATAA
- a CDS encoding Stp1/IreP family PP2C-type Ser/Thr phosphatase produces the protein MKFSTISNIGKVRKTNEDSYGNISIENYDFFVVADGMGGHSDGELASSLACTSFTDFIENSKVEDFESIVDFQEKAILYANNEVYKLATEKNEKMGTTIVCLCIDYIENSLHIAHVGDSRIYLYRACELNQLTKDHSLINELIDSGALNEEEANHFANKAAVTRAVGVSSDIMPDNKSLAYEKDDIILLVTDGLTNELEPKDIVEVIKNYDDVFDISMNLVDKAIDKGGRDNVTVTTVKI, from the coding sequence ATGAAATTTAGTACAATTTCCAATATTGGAAAGGTTAGAAAAACAAATGAAGATTCCTACGGAAATATTTCTATAGAAAATTACGATTTTTTTGTGGTTGCCGATGGTATGGGTGGCCACAGCGATGGAGAGCTAGCAAGTAGCCTGGCATGCACATCATTTACAGATTTTATAGAGAATTCTAAAGTTGAAGACTTTGAAAGTATCGTTGATTTTCAAGAAAAGGCAATACTCTATGCCAATAATGAAGTTTATAAGTTGGCCACAGAAAAAAATGAGAAAATGGGCACGACCATAGTTTGCCTTTGCATCGACTATATAGAAAACAGCCTACACATCGCCCATGTTGGTGATTCTAGGATTTACTTATACAGAGCTTGTGAGCTTAACCAGCTAACCAAAGACCACTCACTTATAAATGAACTTATAGATAGTGGTGCCCTTAACGAAGAAGAAGCAAATCACTTTGCCAATAAGGCTGCAGTCACAAGGGCTGTTGGTGTTAGCTCTGATATTATGCCAGATAATAAATCTCTAGCATATGAGAAAGACGACATAATCTTATTAGTAACGGATGGGCTTACCAACGAGCTAGAGCCTAAGGATATTGTTGAAGTAATCAAAAATTATGATGATGTTTTTGATATTTCAATGAACTTAGTGGATAAGGCAATTGATAAGGGTGGCCGAGACAATGTGACGGTTACTACTGTTAAGATCTAA
- the rnc gene encoding ribonuclease III: protein MGLSNIRLAQIKEFEDRIGYTFNDKKLIDVAFTHSSFINEAKKGAKSNERLEFLGDSVLDMVVSEILFKNYNNKPEGWLTKTRSRLVCTDSFSKASEKYDLTSFLNFGKGEKKQGGKLKKHVKADTFEAVCAAIYLDAGYEFLYDFLVEHFKVEALEIIEDDSLFNDYKTRLQEYYNSHGKKILKYTLIKEEGPEHDKLFTMAVIEGKRTLATGMGKNKKKAEQDAAKNAYEMIKNG from the coding sequence ATGGGACTAAGCAATATTAGACTTGCTCAAATAAAAGAATTTGAAGACAGGATTGGCTACACTTTCAATGATAAAAAGTTGATCGATGTAGCCTTTACTCATTCATCCTTTATAAATGAAGCTAAAAAGGGTGCAAAAAGCAATGAAAGACTTGAGTTCTTGGGAGATAGTGTCTTAGATATGGTTGTAAGCGAGATTTTGTTCAAAAATTACAACAATAAGCCAGAAGGCTGGCTAACCAAGACCAGGTCAAGATTAGTGTGTACAGATTCTTTTTCTAAGGCAAGCGAAAAGTATGATTTGACTAGCTTTTTAAACTTTGGCAAAGGAGAAAAAAAGCAGGGTGGTAAATTAAAAAAGCACGTAAAAGCTGACACTTTTGAAGCAGTTTGCGCTGCAATTTACCTTGATGCTGGATATGAGTTTTTGTACGACTTCTTGGTTGAACATTTCAAAGTTGAAGCCCTTGAGATCATAGAAGATGATTCACTTTTCAACGATTATAAGACTAGGCTACAAGAGTATTACAATTCCCATGGCAAGAAGATTTTAAAATATACACTCATAAAAGAAGAAGGTCCAGAGCATGACAAGCTATTTACCATGGCTGTTATAGAGGGAAAGAGAACCCTTGCAACAGGTATGGGTAAAAACAAGAAAAAAGCCGAACAAGATGCTGCAAAGAATGCTTATGAGATGATAAAAAATGGCTAA